The Brachionichthys hirsutus isolate HB-005 chromosome 17, CSIRO-AGI_Bhir_v1, whole genome shotgun sequence genome segment ATACATTCAATACACTCAGACATTTTTGGTTTGACATTACAAACCCATAACAAGCCAGTTAACGTAATGaatttttagatttttccaCCAAATAACGGTCACCACTCCAACAGGTGAATAAGACCATACTGGTTGCAAATACAGCAGTGGTTTTATTATCATCTACCAGGTGCatagaatattattattttttaattccacATTGCAAGCTGACATTGTGATATTTTTGTCTGACCAACAATCCAAAAACCATGCAATcatggaaaataaagaaatgcagtAAATCTGAATAAAACATTCACACTAGCTAACGTGACATCGATGACTTTTCATCTCTCAAAATTGTTCCATTGTTAAGGAACTAATAAATACTTTATAAACAAAGGTAGGGATCACTGCTTAAGACAGACGTGAACCTGCATAACGCACTAATTAAACCGTGCCACAAGAAGTAAACATGGTAGCAAAAACAAGATGAGATGTTGGTACAAAGCAAACCTTTATGATTACCATACATGATCTTTGGTGAGGAAAAAAGTATGTGAATATCAGAGAATCCATTGTGCTTTCTTTGGTGTGCTATGCTTCATAATCTTTTCCGTTTCAAGGTGAGTTTCCAAGATTAATGTTACAAATACTCTTCTGTACCTGAATACAAATGTCAAACAATGAAAACGAGTTTTCATGGACCAACAGAGAAGTAATAAAGTTGTGTGGAATGTTATCTTCAGTGTTTGAATACATGACTTGTAGTTAAGAATGTGTTGTTGTCATCTGACCTATAACCTTTTAACTTTTGACCAAATCCTTTTCAAGTTCATCCTTGAACGTCCATTTAGGCCACGTCGTTCTTGAAACGCATGGCTGGATGAATTTGAAtgcctcctgcagcagctaTTGCCGACATAGAAGCACGAAATCACAAAGTCTTTCACGCTTGATCGAAAAAACACAACTTTCTGGAAAAGAACAAGCATTCTGGAAATCTTGAAGACACCGATTATGTTTTATCTGCAGATTGCGCAGCATCCCCTGCTTTGCACTCCCTCTCCTTGAAGAAACACCTTTGCTCATTGATGCCTTTCTGTAGCTGAGCAATATTTACACCGTCAACACAGTTCAGCACACGGGCACGGACCATCACCCCAACCCCTgcaagataaagaaaaaagatgcaGATCAAAATCGGTGCTATCTTTAGTTTTAAAtacattacatttaaatgagccTAGGCAAAAACAAGGACTAACAACGAGTCCGTAAGAAATTAATTACCAGAGAGCAGCACAACACAAATCATTACAGTATATATGAATCCTGCAAGTGCAATTTAGACTACACAAATTCCCATGACACATAAATTAGTGCAAAATATAGCATTGACTCAATGATTTTTAAAATCCTAAATTatagtaaaataataaacaaattaattaatgtgtAATAAATATCATGATGACATAGTGGTTAGAGtttttgtctcacagcaagaagtgttctccccgtgtttccacctccaaagacatgaaATATAGGTCAATCGATTACTctaaaattgtccatagtgtgtgcgtgagtggttgtttgtctctgtgtggcccagggatgcgctggcgacgcattcggggtgtaccccgccagAGCAAGCTGGGACGGAAGAAAATTACTGAATGACTAAAATACTGTGTCTGTTCTTTACCTTCTGCATTGTCGACCTCACCCAGTACTAAGTACTGAGCACCAATTATTGGGTTGAAGGGCTCCACAAGCGAAGTGTGGATGAACACGTGGTGCTCTTCTGAAGCATGCTGAGCTGACAGCGTAGCCCTCGATTCCTCAGGTTGATAGCAGGACAGTCTGAAAATGTTAAGCCGTTGGTCAAAATCAGCCTTTTTAGGGTGCACACACTCACTACTGAGGGATGGGGTGTAAACATACGAAAAAGCACAAGTAAACTGGAGTTTTgaagacaggaaataaatatcAGATCAATATGAGATCGATATTGAAGTTTGTTAACATGCTAATGTACAAATATTACAATGTTGAGTCTCAGGAAACCTGAGATCAGAACACCTGAACATACtgaattgataaaaaaaaaagaaaaaagaaaagtgtttcaCTTTGCATGAATTCAGATTTTCTtcattcagattattttttatttttacaaacaaTTGTAGCAATGTTTGCAATCTAATAAGACATctacaaacatcatattccaaggggcttcctgtctcaccctcaTGCAAAAAACACAGCTAACCTGCCAAATGTCCGAATTGATTTCCCTTCCTGCACTGCTCCAGAAGCTACTTCCCACGGGAAATGGAAAATTGCCGCTGCGGGAAGCATCTTggtatagaaaaataaatggaaagataaataaatatacgAGATGCGCTTAAAAACAAAGTGGC includes the following:
- the ten1 gene encoding CST complex subunit TEN1 — its product is MLPAAAIFHFPWEVASGAVQEGKSIRTFGRLSCYQPEESRATLSAQHASEEHHVFIHTSLVEPFNPIIGAQYLVLGEVDNAEGVGVMVRARVLNCVDGVNIAQLQKGINEQRCFFKERECKAGDAAQSADKT